GCACCGACCATGCGTATCGATACATTGATACAAAGTGCTCAACACTCATCCGATTGTGTCAAGCACTTGACACAAGCTCCCCGTGTAGAACACGGCAGGAATAACCAGCAGGCCACGCGCGTAAAGTAGAAGGACAGTCCTCGGCCGTCAGCCCGGCCGGGGTATGGACAACTATTCAGCGATTTGTAGCGAGGAACTCATGCCAGCCCTTCGGTCTCGGACCACCACGGTCGGCCGCGAAGCAGCCGGAGCACGCGCGCTGTGGCGCGCCACCGGAATGACCGACGACGACTTCGGTAAGCCGATCGTCGCCATCGCCAACTCGTACACGCAGTTCGTGCCGGGCCACGTGCACCTCAAGAACGTCGGCGAGATCGTCGCCGAGGCCATCGTCGGCGCGGGCGGCGTGGCGAAGGAGTTCCACACGATCGCCGTCGACGACGGCATCGCGATGGGACACGGCGGCATGCTGTACTCACTCCCGAGCCGCGAGATCATCGCCGACTCCGTCGAGTACATGGTCAACGCGCACACTGCCGACGCCCTCGTCTGCATCTCGAACTGCGACAAGATCACACCCGGCATGCTCAACGCCGCGATGCGCCTGAACATCCCGACGGTGTTCGTCTCCGGCGGTCCGATGGAAGCCGGAACGTCGGTCGTCATCAACGGCGTGGTCCGCCCCGGCACCGACCTGATCGACGCGATCGTCGCGTCCGCCGACAGCAACGTCAACGATCAGGAGCTCCTCGAGGTTGAGCGATCGGCATGCCCGACCTGTGGATCCTGTTCGGGCATGTTCACCGCCAACTCGATGAACTGCCTCACCGAAGCCCTGGGCCTCTCGCTGCCCGGCAACGGGTCGACGCTGGCCACCCAGACCGCACGTCGTGACCTGTTCACGCGTGCAGGTGAGCTGATCGTCGACATCGCCACGAAGTACTACCAGGACGACGACGAGTCGGTCCTCCCCCGCTCGGTCGCCACCCGTGAGGCGTTCGAGAACGCCATGGCGCTCGACGTCGCGATGGGCGGATCGACCAACACCGTCCTGCACATCCTGGCGGCCGCACAGGAGGGTGAGGTCTCGTTCGACCTGCACGACATCGACCGCATCTCACGCAACGTCCCGTGTCTGGCGAAGGTCGCACCGAACTCGCCCAACTACTACATGGAGCACGTTCACCGAGCGGGCGGAATCCCCGCGATCCTCGGTGAGCTCAACCGAGCGGGCCTGCTGAACAGGAACGTCCGTCCGGTCCATGCACCGTCGCTCGAGGCGTACCTCGCCGACTGGGACATCCGCAGCGGCACCGCCACCGACACCGCCATCGAACTGTTCCACGCCGCGCCCGGCGGAGTCCGCACGACCGAGCCGTTCTCGACGTCCAACCGCTGGGAATCGCTCGACACGGACGCCGCCGACGGCTGCATCCGGGATAAGGAGCACGCCTACACCGTCGAGGGCGGCCTCGCAGTGCTCCACGGCAACATCGCGCAGGACGGCGCCATCCTCAAGACAGCGGGCGTCGACGAGGCGCTGTGGCACTTCCAGGGCCCGGCGCGTGTCGTCGAAAGCCAGGAGGACGCGGTCCACGCGATCCTGTCGAAGGAACTGCAGGCGGGCGAAGTCCTCGTGATCCGCTACGAGGGGCCCGCCGGCGGACCCGGCATGCAGGAGATGCTGCACCCGACTGCCTTCATGAAGGGCACCGGCATGGGGAAGAAGTGCGGCCTGGTCACCGACGGCCGCTTCTCCGGCGGCTCGTCCGGCCTGGTCATCGGCCACGCGTCCCCCGAGGCTGCCGCAGGCGGCGACATCGGATTGGTCGAGAACGGCGACGAGATCCTCATCGACGTCAAGACACGCACGCTCAAGGTGCTCCTCGACGACGAGACGCTCGCCGAGCGTCGCGCCAAGATGGAGGCCTCCGAGCGCCCGTGGCAGCCGAAGGACCGCCAACGCCCGGTCACCCAGGCCCTGCGCGCCTACGCCAAGCTTGCGACGTCGGCCGACAAGGGAGCCGTCCGCGTCGTCGACTGACACCTGATTCTCGATGATTGAGGCCCTCCAGCGATTCCTGGAGGGCCTCAGTCGTCAGTTCTTGACCAGCGGGTTCGTTCCGTTGAAGACGATCCAGACGGCGATAGCGGCACCGATGCCGATCACCAGCCAGGCCGCCGATCCCCACGCGGGACGTCGAGCCCAACCCCATCGACGATCAAACGCGTACAGGCCCGGCCCGGTGAGGATCAGGGCCGCGGCCGCCGCGGCGAGCATGATCTCGAATTCGAGCCCACTGCCGCCTCCGTCACCTGCGAAGAACCACACGCCTCCCGCGAGTGTCGCCTTGTAGGTCATGGCGACCAGGATGCTGCCGAGCACCGCCGACCCGGCTATCGGAGTCAGCAGGCCGAGGATCAGCAGGATCCCGCCGGCCGTCTCACTGACTCCTCCGACGAGAGCGAGCCACTTGGTGACATCGGGGTCGAAGCCGATGCTCGGGTCCGGAACGTTCTGCAGGAAGGTCGAGAACCCGTCGGGCCCGGGTCCGTTCATCCAGCCCGTCAGCTTCTGCAGTCCGTGGACGGTGAAGATGCCGCCGACGGCGAGGCGAAGGATCAACAGTCCGAGGTCGAGCGTGCCTCGACGCGCCGGAACGGGCTCCGCGGCGACCACAACCGGCGTTGCACCGGCTTCGGGCTCGGGTTCGAACGGCTCGGTCTGATACTCCGGCACCTCGATGGGAGTGGTCGGCATCGGTTCGATGTACGGCAGCGGATCCTGCGTCAGGTGCTCGGCGGTGTGCCGTTCGGAACGAGGCCGAACATCGTCGTCGACGTCGACGAACGGTTCGGTCCGGACCGGTTCGTCCGAGGAGGTCACTGCCACGTCGCTGATCGGAAGACGGGTGGTGGCGTCGGTGGGCTCGTCCACGTCGTCGGTCACCTTCTCGATGACGGAAGTGTCGGTGTCGTCGGCCGGCGACGCCGCCTTCTCGACGGCACTCGTGTCGGCTGCGTCATTGACGGGTGAGCCGTCGGGTGCGTCAATGACGCTCGGAGCCTCCACTGCGCCGTCGTCGAGGGGCTGCGGTTCCGGTGCCGGTCGCCTGCCGTGCTGTTCGAAGAAGTTGTCACGGTCTGGCTGCGGTCGACGTGGGCGGCGCGGCGACGGGCCACCGCTCGTCGAATCGCTGTCGTTGGAACTCATCACACATCCGAGGGTATGCGCAGGTGGTTGAGTACCGGCTGAGCGGCACCCGACGATTTGGTAACGATCGTTTAGGGTGGACGGCATGTCGCTGCCCTCTCCCCTCTCGCGGCGCACCGCAGCCGTGGCCGTCGCACTCGTCGTCGCGACGGCGGCGTCCGGATGCGCAAGCTTCTCCGATCAGGAGACGACGGCCGACGAAGGGACGTTCAGTTCGGTGCCGACCGGGGTGTATCGACCCGACGCACCTCCTGCTCCGAGCAGGCCGACCGACGAGGGACCGCCGCCGACCGGTCCGTGCATCGACCCGAATCCCTCGGTGATCGCCACGTGTCTCGCATCGACGTCCGGGCTCAGACCTGCCGACGCACAAGGTCAGACCACATATGTCGCCGAGCGCACCACCGGAAAGGTCATCCTGTCCAAGCGGTATGGCCCGCAGCGAGCCGTGGCCACGGTCGACGTCGACGCATCAGGCGACGGCGGTCTGATCGATTTCGAGATGTCCCCGACGTGGATGCAAGACCAGATGATCTACGCGTTGATCACCACGGCGTCGGACAACCGAGTGGTCCGGATCGCGCCGACCGGTTCGGTCAAGCCGATCCTCACCGGGATCCCGAAGGGTGCGACCGGCAATCTCGGGTCGATCACGTTCACCTCACCCACTGAATTGACAATCGCGACCGGTGACGCGGGAAGCCCGTCCGACGCGAAGAACCCGTCGTCGCTGGCCGGAAAGATCCTGACCATCGATCCGAACAGGCCGGGTGCCCGCCCGGAAATCGAGGCGTCTGGGCTGGGGTCCAACGTCGCGTTGTGCCGTGACGCTTCCGACGGTCGGCTGTTCGTCGCAGACAGCGGCGCAGCGGGTGACCGATTGTCGCTCGTGAGCCAGAAGTCGTTGAAGACGCTGTGGACGTGGGCGGACCGCCCCGGCGTGACCGGCTGCGCGACCGGCACCACCTGGATCGCCGTGTCCGTCGCATCCAAGAAGCGCATCGACGTGTTCACCAAGCCGTCGAGCGCAACTCCGACGGTCGCCGAACCGTCGACGGAAGACATGTCGAAGACGTACGGAGCCGTTGGACGTCTCACCACGTTCGGTGGAGCGTTCCAGTTGGCGACGATCAACAAGACCGTGCCCGGGTCCAAGCCGGTCGGCACCGACGACCGGGTGGCCATCAACATGCCGAAGGCCGGCGGCGAGGACCGCACCTAGCTGCTGTCGCGTGTGCCTGTGTGACACGCCGCTCCAGGTTTGACGGCGATCTGGACTCTAGGGGGACGCTTCGGTCAGGCGCCGCAGGCGGCGAGGACGAGTTCCTTGACGCGAGCCGGGTCGGCCTGACCGCGGGTCGCCTTCATGACGTCTCCGACGATCTTGCCCGCGGCTTGGACCTTGCCGCTTCGGATCTTGTCAGCGATGTCGGGGTTGGCGACGAGCGCCTCATCGACGGCCTTCTGCAGTGCCGAGTCGTCCCGGACCACTTCGAGGCCTCGATCAGCCACGATCTGTTTGGGCTCGCCTTCGCCGTCGAGGACCGCGGTGACGACCTGCTGAGCCAGCTTGTTCGTGAGCTTGCCCTCGTCGACGAGACCGATGACCTCGGCGACCTGCGTCGGGGTGATCGACAAGTCGGAGAGCTCGGTGTTCCGAGTGTTCGCCTGCTGTGCGAGGAACGACACCCACCAGCTGCGCGCGGCGTCGGACGACGCACCGGCCTCAGTGGTCGCGATGATCAAGTCGACTGCGCCGACGTTGACCAGGTCACGCATCACCTCGTCCGAGACTCCCCACTCCTCCTGAATGCGGGCGCGGCGGATCCACGGCAGTTCCGGCAGCGTCGCGCGGATCGACTCGACCCATTCCGGGTCGGCGATCACCGGCGGCAGGTCGGGCTCGGGGAAGTACCGGTAGTCCTCGGCGGTCTCCTTGCGACGACCTGCGGACGTGGTTCCGTCGGCCTCGTGGAAGTGTCGCGTCTCCTGGATCACCTCACCACCGTTCGTGAGGACAACGGCTTGGCGCTGCATCTCGAAGCGCACGGCGGTCTCGACGCTCTTGAGCGAGTTGACGTTCTTCGTCTCGGTACGAGTGCCGAACTCCGTCGCGCCCTTCGCCATCAGCGACAAGTTGACGTCGCACCGCATCGACCCCTGGTCCATGCGGACATCGGACACGTCGAGCGAGGACAGCAGGTCGCGCAGCGCGGTCACATATGCGCGGGCGACTTCCGGTGCACGTTCTCCGGCGCCTTCGATCGGACGCGTGACGATCTCGACGAGCGGCACACCTGCACGGTTGTAGTCGAGCAGCGAGTGACTCGCGCCGTGGATGCGTCCGGTGCTGCCGCCGATGTGCAGCGATTTCCCGGTGTCCTCCTCCATGTGCGCGCGTTCGATCTCCACACGCCAGGTGGTGCCGTCGGTCAGGACGACGTCGAGGTGACCGTCGTAGGCGATCGGCTCGTCGTACTGGCTGATCTGGTAGTTCTTCGGCTGGTCCGGGTAGAAGTAGTTCTTTCGCGCGAAGACGCTCGATTCGCGGATCGAACAGTTCAGAGCCAGACCTATCTTGACCGCCGACGCGATCGCCGTCGCGTTCGCGACCGGAAGTGCACCCGGCAGCGCGAGACACGACGGGCAGACCTGCGCGTTGGGGTCGCCGCCGAACGTCGTCGGGCAGCCGCAGAACATCTTGGTCGCGGTGCCGAGCTCGACGTGCACCTCCATGCCCATGACCGGGTCGAACGCCGCGATGACGTCGTCGTAGTCCATCAGTTCGTGGGTAGCCGCACTCATGCCGTCCATCGTATCTGGGGGTCGATCTCGGGGATTGTCCCGATGCCCGTATTCCGCCGCGACCCTAGCGTGGAGGCATGGATCGGGGCATTCACTCCGCCGCGACCGAAGCCACCCACGAGAGGATTCGCAATGACCGACCAGACTCCGCCCTTCGATCCCGGACCTGCGGCGCCGGCCGCACCGAAACGACTGCGCCGGTCGCGGACCGACAAGTGGATGGGCGGGGTCGCGGGCGGCATCGCCGAGTACTTCGGTGTCGACTCGACGTGGGTGCGCGTCGCGTTCGTCGCGTCGATCATCCTCCCCGGCCCACAGGTGCTGCTCTACCTCCTGCTGTGGCTGATCATCCCGCAGGATTGATCGGCGCATCCGTGCGCTCGGGTGCATTTCTGACCACGCGCACGAGGCAGAAGGCGAAGCATGGGACGAGGATCAGGTCCATGATCACGTGCACCACACTGAACGGGTTGGGCTGCGCGTGCACGAATCGGAGCACTCCGAGAACGCCGCCGATCGTCGGCGCGACCACGCAGACCCAAGTGAGCCCGGCGGCAAGAGGTCGCGCGAACTGCGCCACCGCCAACGCGAAGTACAAGACGCCGAATGCTGCGGCGCCGAATGCGACTCCGCTGTAGAACGCGAGTTGGACGACGTGGGTCACGCCGGAGACGGCGAGCAGAGCCGTGCCCACCATCCACGGAAGTCGCACGTCGCCCGCGGGCAGTCGGGTCGTCGCCATAAGCCGAGTCCAATCAGTCAGGTTGCCTGTCGAAATGAATCGTAAGGTTACCTGACTAACATTGCAAAGATGAAGGAGATCACCGACACTGCGACTTCGATAGCCGACAGCGGCGTCGGTCCGACGTCGCGCATCGGCGCACTCAGCCGTCGGCTGGCCGCACTGGTCAGCGATCGTGTGTTGACCGAACTCGCCGCGTCGGGACACCCCGACGTGCGGGCGGTCCATCTCCGCGTGTTCGCAGCGATCGCCGATTCACCGCTCAGCGTGACGGACACGGCTCGCAGGCTAGGAACGACCAAGCAGACAGTGGGGCCGATCGTCCGCGAACTCGAGTCGATGGGTCTCGTCAGTCTCACCCGCGACCCGGCAGACGCCCGCGCCTACCTCGTGTCGTTCACCGAGCGAGGCAGAACCGCGGCTCTACGGGCACAAGAGATAGCCGACCGGCTCGACGACCGCTTCGCCGATGTCATCGGCGCAGACCGACTCGCCGACTGCCGAGCCGCGCTGTGGGAGCTGATCGATCAGACTTCGTGGGAGGCGCCGCCCGGAGACCTCGCAGAGTCCTCACTGTGAAGCAGGCGAGGCCGCTGTAGTCCCCTGCCCCTTGAGCGAGCGGAGCGAGTCGAAAGGCCTGGACGTGAGACCTTCGACTCGCAAGCTCGCTCAAGGAGCAGGGGCGAGGTCGCGCAAGGAACAGAGAACGAGGCATGAACTCGGAATTCACCCGAAGATCGCGCGGGCGCCCCGGTACTGGTCGAGAGGGACGTTCTTGGTATGGCCGACCGCTTCGGAGAACGGGACCCGTTCGATGTCCATGCCGCGCAGCGCAACCATCTGGCCCCAGGCCTGATCGGCCACCATGTCGCTGACTGCCTGACCGAAACGGGTGCCGAGAACACGGTCCCACGCGGACGGCACGCCACCGCGCTGGATGTGCCCGAGCACGGTCGCCCGGGTCTCGATGCCGGTCTTCTCCTCGATGAGCGGTGCGAGGATCTCACCGATCCCGCCGAGTCGCGGACGGTTGAAGCCGTCCATCCCCTTGTGCGAGTGCGCCTCGTCCATATCCGGCAGGGTGAAGCCTTCGGCGACGACCACCATCGGAGACCGTCCACGCAGTCGAACGCTCTGCACCCACTCGCAGATCTGATCGAGGTTCTCCGGCTGTTCCGGAATCAGGATCGCGTGCGCGCCGCCCGCAGTACCGGCGTACATCGCGATCCATCCGGCGTGCCGACCCATCACTTCGAGGACCATGCAGCGCTTGTGAGAGTTGCCGGTGGTCCGCAGCCGATCGACGGCTTCGGTCGCGATCTCGACGGCGGTGTTGAAACCGAAGGTGTAGTCCGTGGCCTCGAGATCGTTGTCGATGGTCTTCGGCACGCCGACGACGGGGATCCCGTCCTCATACAAGCGATTCGCGGCGGCCATCGTGCCGTCTCCGCCGATCGCGATCAGACCGTCGACGCCGAGCCTGCGCATGTGGGCCTTGATGTTGTCCGGAGTTCCGTCGGGTTCGGTGTAGGGACCGAATCGACTGGTCCCCAGAATCGTTCCGCCCTGTGACGAGATACCGCGGACCACGGAGCGATCGAGCGGCATGACATCGCCGTAGACGAGACCTCGGTAGCCGCGCAGATACCCGACGAACTCCTGATCGTGCAGCGTCTCTCCCTGAAGAACCGTTCCGCGGATCACCGCGTTGAGTCCTGGGCAGTCGCCGCCGGAGGTCAGGATGCCGAAACGCCCCATGCCGGGAGTCCTCTCGTGTCGCGGCGGCGCGTGGACCGCACCGCTGATGAGTTCAATGACAACACTTTTCGCGGCGCAGAGTCGGGCGGACGGCCTACTTGAGTCCGTTCTCGTACGCGAAGACCACCGCTTGGGCTCGATCCCGCAGGCCGAGTTTGGCGAGCACATTGCTCACGTGGGTCTTCACCGTCTGTTCGGAGACGAACAGGTCGACGGCGATCTCCGCATTCGACTTGCCGTCGGCGACCGTCTCGAGCACCTCCCGCTCGCGCGGAGTGAGCACGTCGACGGCAGTCGTCACCGGCTTCGCCGCCCGAGAGGTGACCTCGGCGATGAGGCGCCGCGTGACCGACGGCGCGAGCAGGGCGTCGCCCGCCGCGACTACGCGGACCGCACGGACCAGCTCGTCGGCCGGTGCGTCCTTGAGCATGAATCCGGAGGCCCCGATCCGCAGCGCGGAGTACACGTAGTCGTCGATGTCAAACGTGGTCAGCATCAACACCTTGGTCGACGATCCGCTCGCGATGATCTGCTCCGCGGCCCACAGACCGTCGCGGCGCGGCATTCGGACGTCCATCAGCACAATGTCGGGCTGGAGGCGTTTGCAGATCTCAACGGCCGCGATCCCGTCTTCGGCGTCCCCGAGCACTGAGATGTCGGGGGCGGCGTTCAAGAGCGCGGCGAAACCGGCACGGACCATCGCCTGATCGTCGGCGATCACCACAGTCACTGACACTCGATAGACCCTATCGAGTCGACAGCGGGATACGAGCGGTGACGGCGAATCCACCGTCTGGGGTGGGACCTGAGGACAACCCGCCACCGACGGCCGACGCCCGTTCGTTCATCCCGATCAGCCCCTGACCGCCACCCGGACGGATCGTGTGATCGGGGTCGGCGCTCGGCCCGTTGACCGTCGAGACCACGACGGAGTCGCCGTCCCGGTCGAGTCGGACGACGATGGCCGCGCCGGGCGCATGACGAGCGGCGTTCGTCAGCGACTCCTGCACGATGCGGTAGACGGCGGCGCCCGCGGCCCCCGGGTCGTTCCATTCGTCGAGGCGGTCGGCGAAGTCGACAGTCACGCCTGCCGCTCGAACAGAGTCGATCAGGTCGGGCAGGTCGCCCAC
This genomic window from Gordonia sp. PDNC005 contains:
- the ilvD gene encoding dihydroxy-acid dehydratase, giving the protein MPALRSRTTTVGREAAGARALWRATGMTDDDFGKPIVAIANSYTQFVPGHVHLKNVGEIVAEAIVGAGGVAKEFHTIAVDDGIAMGHGGMLYSLPSREIIADSVEYMVNAHTADALVCISNCDKITPGMLNAAMRLNIPTVFVSGGPMEAGTSVVINGVVRPGTDLIDAIVASADSNVNDQELLEVERSACPTCGSCSGMFTANSMNCLTEALGLSLPGNGSTLATQTARRDLFTRAGELIVDIATKYYQDDDESVLPRSVATREAFENAMALDVAMGGSTNTVLHILAAAQEGEVSFDLHDIDRISRNVPCLAKVAPNSPNYYMEHVHRAGGIPAILGELNRAGLLNRNVRPVHAPSLEAYLADWDIRSGTATDTAIELFHAAPGGVRTTEPFSTSNRWESLDTDAADGCIRDKEHAYTVEGGLAVLHGNIAQDGAILKTAGVDEALWHFQGPARVVESQEDAVHAILSKELQAGEVLVIRYEGPAGGPGMQEMLHPTAFMKGTGMGKKCGLVTDGRFSGGSSGLVIGHASPEAAAGGDIGLVENGDEILIDVKTRTLKVLLDDETLAERRAKMEASERPWQPKDRQRPVTQALRAYAKLATSADKGAVRVVD
- a CDS encoding DoxX family protein; the protein is MSSNDSDSTSGGPSPRRPRRPQPDRDNFFEQHGRRPAPEPQPLDDGAVEAPSVIDAPDGSPVNDAADTSAVEKAASPADDTDTSVIEKVTDDVDEPTDATTRLPISDVAVTSSDEPVRTEPFVDVDDDVRPRSERHTAEHLTQDPLPYIEPMPTTPIEVPEYQTEPFEPEPEAGATPVVVAAEPVPARRGTLDLGLLILRLAVGGIFTVHGLQKLTGWMNGPGPDGFSTFLQNVPDPSIGFDPDVTKWLALVGGVSETAGGILLILGLLTPIAGSAVLGSILVAMTYKATLAGGVWFFAGDGGGSGLEFEIMLAAAAAALILTGPGLYAFDRRWGWARRPAWGSAAWLVIGIGAAIAVWIVFNGTNPLVKN
- a CDS encoding PQQ-dependent sugar dehydrogenase, translated to MSLPSPLSRRTAAVAVALVVATAASGCASFSDQETTADEGTFSSVPTGVYRPDAPPAPSRPTDEGPPPTGPCIDPNPSVIATCLASTSGLRPADAQGQTTYVAERTTGKVILSKRYGPQRAVATVDVDASGDGGLIDFEMSPTWMQDQMIYALITTASDNRVVRIAPTGSVKPILTGIPKGATGNLGSITFTSPTELTIATGDAGSPSDAKNPSSLAGKILTIDPNRPGARPEIEASGLGSNVALCRDASDGRLFVADSGAAGDRLSLVSQKSLKTLWTWADRPGVTGCATGTTWIAVSVASKKRIDVFTKPSSATPTVAEPSTEDMSKTYGAVGRLTTFGGAFQLATINKTVPGSKPVGTDDRVAINMPKAGGEDRT
- the gatB gene encoding Asp-tRNA(Asn)/Glu-tRNA(Gln) amidotransferase subunit GatB yields the protein MSAATHELMDYDDVIAAFDPVMGMEVHVELGTATKMFCGCPTTFGGDPNAQVCPSCLALPGALPVANATAIASAVKIGLALNCSIRESSVFARKNYFYPDQPKNYQISQYDEPIAYDGHLDVVLTDGTTWRVEIERAHMEEDTGKSLHIGGSTGRIHGASHSLLDYNRAGVPLVEIVTRPIEGAGERAPEVARAYVTALRDLLSSLDVSDVRMDQGSMRCDVNLSLMAKGATEFGTRTETKNVNSLKSVETAVRFEMQRQAVVLTNGGEVIQETRHFHEADGTTSAGRRKETAEDYRYFPEPDLPPVIADPEWVESIRATLPELPWIRRARIQEEWGVSDEVMRDLVNVGAVDLIIATTEAGASSDAARSWWVSFLAQQANTRNTELSDLSITPTQVAEVIGLVDEGKLTNKLAQQVVTAVLDGEGEPKQIVADRGLEVVRDDSALQKAVDEALVANPDIADKIRSGKVQAAGKIVGDVMKATRGQADPARVKELVLAACGA
- a CDS encoding PspC domain-containing protein, encoding MTDQTPPFDPGPAAPAAPKRLRRSRTDKWMGGVAGGIAEYFGVDSTWVRVAFVASIILPGPQVLLYLLLWLIIPQD
- a CDS encoding MarR family transcriptional regulator; translation: MKEITDTATSIADSGVGPTSRIGALSRRLAALVSDRVLTELAASGHPDVRAVHLRVFAAIADSPLSVTDTARRLGTTKQTVGPIVRELESMGLVSLTRDPADARAYLVSFTERGRTAALRAQEIADRLDDRFADVIGADRLADCRAALWELIDQTSWEAPPGDLAESSL
- a CDS encoding 6-phosphofructokinase, whose translation is MGRFGILTSGGDCPGLNAVIRGTVLQGETLHDQEFVGYLRGYRGLVYGDVMPLDRSVVRGISSQGGTILGTSRFGPYTEPDGTPDNIKAHMRRLGVDGLIAIGGDGTMAAANRLYEDGIPVVGVPKTIDNDLEATDYTFGFNTAVEIATEAVDRLRTTGNSHKRCMVLEVMGRHAGWIAMYAGTAGGAHAILIPEQPENLDQICEWVQSVRLRGRSPMVVVAEGFTLPDMDEAHSHKGMDGFNRPRLGGIGEILAPLIEEKTGIETRATVLGHIQRGGVPSAWDRVLGTRFGQAVSDMVADQAWGQMVALRGMDIERVPFSEAVGHTKNVPLDQYRGARAIFG
- a CDS encoding response regulator transcription factor, which produces MSVTVVIADDQAMVRAGFAALLNAAPDISVLGDAEDGIAAVEICKRLQPDIVLMDVRMPRRDGLWAAEQIIASGSSTKVLMLTTFDIDDYVYSALRIGASGFMLKDAPADELVRAVRVVAAGDALLAPSVTRRLIAEVTSRAAKPVTTAVDVLTPREREVLETVADGKSNAEIAVDLFVSEQTVKTHVSNVLAKLGLRDRAQAVVFAYENGLK